One Helianthus annuus cultivar XRQ/B chromosome 12, HanXRQr2.0-SUNRISE, whole genome shotgun sequence genomic region harbors:
- the LOC110895096 gene encoding COP1-interactive protein 1 yields the protein MEDDNDLEQLSGSPTAGENEFVHVESVDSAQTDSGLVNQVERIEQDDGVMITGVDTVQDEPHDAISNEDGGQDEFVDCPDDLISNESKSPGPGSMTRQQPFGDDTEDVPYNVAGNQKEITPHDYEEERRVLMKEVSNLHHQLKALSNRQSMVDENDVGDSTLGISEGDEKSNLPLSEMVNGCSKYIEYSMNERLQSEGTIKELYATLHTKDKEIEDLTIRVNEQSKLQDAVDRILSSLVTAFGGAELSDTSVNGKLYYLEEGTSYLLTQYNYFLSEVNMLAHCMAEVKSDFPMENYMETIFPSLREELIGLKQKELEFNEKNTVLTEQLDKNRETIELLNAEIVKLRGEVEQEKTRYTNTKEKLSMAVTKGKALVQQRDSLKQLVAEKTSELERCLVELQEKSTELTQTGILANSLQEALTQRDAVIGKCTELLCQALPEVAEAPDLEYQLNWLLESYNLAKDQSIKLHDENNAMKEASSAQIDHLTASLLVESQEKHHLKEQLEEIACKSPMDIEVFEKIQSLLYTSDLESKMYEQILELELDNRSHELHASKDELNSLQMNLQRSEEKASLLREKLSMAVKKGKGLVQERENMKQQMAEKNAQIEALTVDFRKQESTLSDYRDQVAKLESERDQIGQFLAQSNMMLQDIIEIIDGISISFSSELEEPVEKVKWFAAYVSECQIAKDEAGQLTSKLTEALVNMKSLEDALSVSEQNVSQLSETKRELEVSKIQAEQEVETLKEEIDTLNNKLVETLKTVKSLEDNLAGSQKTIGLLTEEKSELEIAKCHVEEELHKAMNEITFQTSNLDDAKKTIKSLEDALSVSEQNVSQLSEKKRELEASKTHAEQEVETLTEEIGMLNNKLVETLKTVNSLEDKLAGSQKTVSLLTEEKSELEIAKCHVEEELRKAMDEITSQTSNISMLMSEKEEAQMEVQRVKEEVSFHASNLDDAKKTIKSLEETIFQLNTNVSQFSQENETAVDNRTVLEREIKKLKEEAKHEISTLKTALAVVNDKWGPQLSGFVGNLMVLLKDESLFSLFKQSFEKKIESLKDIDRLLKDMKDSFDIEQLQDHLAIEENFQSPAFLFTDFNDDWNTGMINDEFNHEDIEGISSYVSNTFDNLNTKNQNIANQFGNYSTLIDDIIASLLKKLEAIRNTIPLVVQQTVSLQQKVENVQMEKEMQDNKVVTLENGIKVLLSACADVTKDLKSYFENNMLQADPTIVDDDVAVADIKVAADDLLFAARNVQSVMEQLVGVKENMSTTIESLQTELKNTSSMYDKSKEVIEELQIKLEKTSSMYDQAKGLIEELQGELEKNGSMYEKVKEENDAFPKRVFELETELEASRESCNEMSSRLEDYRAKEDRWNERESELSARSISSVKDHEDDAEKALLSASQIKTLFDKIDGITIPFPNLVVGDKQAQDSNPVEKLFYIVDNVNELLDQLTLLTHANEDLQSTVSKQALEVDHLKGEYRDGLQNIIRKLGGEESIGVRKPADVAGLVLVLEELVQGVILDGQDSRSKLVETQKFAEELSRKVKLMEDFIQNRTGGPDTIQERGVIGATSYPSGSEISEIDDQVTVGKVGLPLVPSAAQMRSLRKSGSSEQLAITIDSESDRLLDKAETVEDKGHIFKSLHTSGLVPVQGKMIADRLDGLWVSGGQALMRRPRARLGLIAYWLMLHLWLLGTIL from the exons ATGGAAGATGATAACGATTTGGAGCAGCTTTCGGGGAGTCCGACAGCTGGAGAGAACGAATTTGTTCATGTAGAGTCAGTTGATTCTGCTCAAACGGATTCTGGTTTAGTTAATCAG GTTGAGCGTATTGAGCAGGATGATGGGGTGATGATAACAGGAGTAGATACTGTACAAGATGAGCCACACGATGCAATATCAAATGAAGACGGGGGACAAGATGAGTTTGTAGATTGTCCAGATGACTTGATTTCTAATGAATCAAAGTCCCCAGGTCCTGGAAGTATGACCCGTCAACAACCGTTTGGGGATGATACAGAAGATGTTCCATATAATGTGGCTGGTAACCAAAAGGAAATCACTCCACATGACTATGAG GAAGAAAGAAGGGTATTGATGAAAGAAGTTAGCAATCTTCATCATCAACTCAAGGCTCTAAGCAATCGACAGTCAATGGTTGATGAAAATGATGTTGGTGATTCCACATTAGGAATATCAGAGGGTGATGAAAAGTCCAATTTGCCCTTGAGTGAGATGGTAAATGGGTGCTCCAAGTATATAGAGTATTCTATGAATGAGCGGTTACAATCTGAGGGCACAATCAAAGAACTCTATGCCACCTTGCACACGAAGGATAAAGAAATTGAGGATCTTACAATAAGGGTCAATGAACAGTCAAAGTTACAAGATGCCGTAGATAGGATTTTATCTTCTCTTGTAACTGCTTTCGGTGGTGCAGAATTGTCGGATACATCTGTTAACGGGAAGCTATATTATCTTGAAGAAGGCACATCGTATTTACTCACGCAATACAATTATTTTCTTTCTGAAGTTAACATGCTTGCGCATTGTATGGCAGAGGTTAAGTCAGATTTCCCGATGGAGAATTACATGGAGACGATTTTTCCGTCTTTACGGGAGGAGTTGATAGGGCTAAAACAGAAGGAACTCGAGTTTAACGAAAAAAATACCGTTTTAACTGAACAACTTGACAAAAATAGAGAAACAATCGAGTTACTAAATGCAGAAATTGTGAAACTTAGAGGTGAAGTTGAACAGGAGAAAACGAGATATACTAATACAAAAGAAAAGCTTAGCATGGCTGTAACGAAAGGGAAAGCATTGGTTCAACAACGTGACTCGTTAAAACAATTGGTTGCTGAGAAAACCAGTGAATTAGAAAGATGTTTAGTTGAATTACAAGAAAAGTCAACTGAGCTGACTCAAACTGGAATTTTGGCTAACTCGCTGCAAGAAGCTCTTACACAACGGGATGCGGTTATTGGAAAATGTACGGAACTTCTTTGCCAAGCGTTACCGGAAGTTGCAGAAGCTCCCGACTTGGAATATCAACTTAACTGGCTATTGGAATCGTATAATCTTGCAAAAGATCAGTCGATTAAGCTACACGATGAAAATAACGCGATGAAAGAGGCCTCTAGTGCACAAATCGATCATTTAACTGCATCGTTGTTAGTAGAATCACAAGAGAAACACCATCTTAAAGAGCAGTTAGAAGAAATTGCATGCAAGTCACCAATGGACATTGAAgtatttgaaaagattcaaagTTTGTTGTATACGAGTGATCTGGAATCTAAGATGTATGAGCAAATTCTTGAGCTGGAGCTCGATAATCGATCACATGAACTTCACGCATCGAAAGATGAGTTGAACTCTCTGCAGATGAATCTTCAACGGTCCGAAGAGAAAGCATCTTTATTGAGGGAGAAATTGTCTATGGCAGTTAAGAAAGGAAAGGGTCTTGTTCAAGAACGTGAGAACATGAAACAACAAATGGCAGAAAAGAATGCTCAGATTGAGGCATTAACGGTTGACTTTAGGAAACAAGAGTCAACGTTAAGCGACTACAGGGATCAAGTTGCAAAGTTGGAATCTGAAAGGGATCAAATCGGGCAGTTTTTGGCTCAAAGCAATATGATGTTACAGGATATAATCGAGATAATTGACGGTATTAGTATTAGTTTTTCGTCAGAGTTGGAAGAACCGGTTGAGAAGGTGAAGTGGTTTGCAGCATATGTAAGTGAATGCCAAATTGCCAAAGATGAAGCCGGTCAACTCACCAGCAAGTTGACTGAAGCTCTGGTCAACATGAAATCCCTTGAAGATGCATTATCGGTTTCAGAACAAAACGTTTCTCAATTATCTGAAACGAAAAGAGAACTAGAAGTTTCAAAGATTCAGGCAGAACAAGAAGTGGAAACTTTGAAAGAGGAAATCGATACGTTGAATAACAAACTGGTGGAAACCCTAAAAACCGTGAAATCACTGGAAGATAATCTTGCGGGTTCACAGAAAACCATCGGTTTACTAACGGAAGAGAAGAGCGAATTAGAGATTGCCAAGTGTCACGTTGAAGAGGAATTGCATAAAGCAATGAATGAAATTACTTTTCAAACAAGTAACCTTGATGATGCGAAAAAGACTATAAAGTCCCTAGAAGATGCATTGTCCGTTTCAGAGCAAAACGTTTCTCAATTATCCGAAAAGAAACGAGAACTAGAAGCTTCAAAGACTCATGCAGAACAAGAAGTGGAAACTTTGACAGAGGAAATCGGTATGTTGAATAACAAACTGGTGGAAACCCTAAAAACCGTGAACTCACTGGAAGATAAACTTGCGGGTTCACAGAAAACCGTCAGTTTACTAACCGAAGAGAAGAGTGAATTAGAGATTGCCAAGTGTCACGTTGAAGAGGAATTGCGTAAGGCAATGGATGAAATTACTTCTCAAACAAGCAACATATCTATGCTCATGAGCGAAAAGGAAGAAGCTCAAATGGAAGTACAGAGAGTTAAGGAGGAAGTTTCTTTTCATGCAAGTAATCTTGATGATGCTAAAAAGACTATAAAGTCCCTTGAAGAAACAATCTTTCAGTTAAATACAAACGTTTCTCAGTTTTCGCAGGAAAATGAGACAGCAGTAGATAATAGAACTGTATTAGAGAGGGAGATAAAGAAACTTAAAGAAGAAGCCAAACATGAGATTTCGACCCTAAAAACAGCGTTGGCAGTTGTGAATGATAAATGGGGCCCACAGCTCTCGGGTTTTGTTGGAAATCTAATGGTGTTGTTGAAAGATGAATCTTTGTTCTCATTGTTCAAGCAAAGTTTTGAGAAAAAAATCGAAAGCTTAAAAGACATAGACCGGCTTCTAAAAGACATGAAGGATAGTTTTGATATAGAACAACTGCAAGATCATCTTGCTATTGAG GAAAATTTCCAATCGCCAGCTTTCCTCTTTACTGACTTTAACGATGATTGGAACACTGGGATGATCAATGATGAGTTTAATCACGAAGATATCGAGGGTATCAGTTCATATGTTAGCAATACTTTTGATAACTTGAATACTAAAAATCAAAATATTGCTAATCAATTCGGCAATTACTCAACACTCATCGATGACATAATCGCATCTTTGTTGAAAAAATTAGAAGCAATAAGAAATACCATTCCACTTGTGGTTCAACAAACAGTATCCTTGCAACAAAAAGTTGAAAACGTGCAGATGGAGAAAGAAATGCAAGATAATAAAGTGGTAACGCTGGAAAATGGCATTAAAGTTCTACTATCTGCATGTGCTGATGTCACCAAAGATTTGAAGTCGTATTTTGAAAACAATATGCTGCAAGCCGACCCGAccattgtagatgatgatgtgGCAGTAGCAGATATTAAGGTTGCTGCTGATGACCTGTTATTTGCTGCTAGAAATGTTCAAAGTGTGATGGAACAACTTGTTGGTGTAAAAGAGAACATGTCCACCACAATTGAAAGTTTACAGACTGAATTAAAGAACACCAGTTCAATGTATGACAAGTCAAAAGAAGTCATTGAAGAATTACAGATTAAATTAGAGAAAACCAGTTCAATGTATGATCAAGCAAAAGGGTTAATTGAAGAATTACAGGGTGAACTGGAGAAGAACGGGTCAATGTACGAAAAAGTCAAAGAAGAAAATGATGCATTCCCAAAAAGAGTTTTTGAATTGGAGACTGAACTGGAAGCATCTAGAGAAAGTTGTAATGAAATGAGCTCCAGATTAGAAGATTATCGGGCAAAAGAGGATAGGTGGAATGAAAGAGAAAGCGAGTTGTCTGCTCGAAGTATTTCGTCTGTTAAAGATCATG AGGACGATGCCGAAAAAGCTCTTTTATCAGCTTCACAAATAAAAACACTGTTCGATAAAATAGACGGCATCACAATTCCTTTCCCGAACCTTGTGGTTGGAGACAAACAAGCCCAAGATTCAAACCCTGTTGAAAAACTCTTCTATATAGTTGATAATGTAAATGAATTGCTAGACCAGTTGACTTTGTTGACTCATGCCAATGAAGACCTGCAGTCAACCGTTTCAAAACAAGCCCTTGAAGTTGACCATTTGAAGGGGGAATATAGAGATGGGTTGCAGAATATTATTAGAAAGTTAGGAGGCGAAGAATCTATCGGAGTCAGGAAACCTGCTGACGTGGCAGGACTGGTTCTAGTACTAGAAGAGCTTGTTCAGGGTGTAATTCTGGATGGTCAAGATTCAAGATCCAAATTGGTGGAGACCCAGAAATTTGCGGAGGAATTATCGAGGAAGGTTAAATTAATGGAAGATTTTATTCAAAATAGGACAGGTGGACCCGACACGATACAGGAAAGAGGCGTCATAGGAGCAACATCCTATCCTTCTGGGTCAGAGATATCGGAAATTGATGATCAG GTTACTGTTGGGAAAGTGGGGTTGCCTTTGGTGCCCTCTGCTGCTCAAATGAGATCGTTAAGAAAGTCGGGATCGAGTGAGCAGCTTGCAATTACCATCGACTCAGAGTCTGACCGCTTGCTAGACAAAGCTGAAACTGTTGAAGATAAAG GTCATATATTCAAGTCGCTCCATACATCTGGTCTTGTGCCAGTCCAAGGGAAGATGATTGCAGATCGACTCGATGGACTATG GGTCTCGGGTGGTCAAGCCTTGATGCGGCGACCAAGGGCACGGCTAGGGCTTATAGCTTATTGGCTTATGTTGCACCTATGGCTTCTTGGCACTATTTTGTGA